One region of Hymenobacter sediminicola genomic DNA includes:
- a CDS encoding ArsI/CadI family heavy metal resistance metalloenzyme codes for METSAFPRMHVSLYVADLTATVNFYTAFFGRPAAKIRRGYAKYVLDQPSLIISFVENPERVASNFGHLGFQVETMEEMEQRLEQARNTGLLPREEMGTNCCYAKQDKFWVNDPDGVEWEVYYFHEDAEFNDPRYQQEYDHAASSSTQCCIAPSASAAPKAEEVLTTAPMAFTLLEATPATTAACTPGGGCC; via the coding sequence ATGGAAACTTCTGCCTTTCCCCGCATGCACGTCTCGCTGTACGTGGCTGATTTGACGGCTACCGTCAATTTCTACACGGCTTTCTTTGGCCGGCCCGCTGCCAAAATTCGGCGGGGCTATGCCAAATATGTACTTGATCAGCCTTCGCTCATCATTTCGTTTGTGGAAAATCCTGAACGGGTAGCCAGCAACTTCGGCCATCTGGGCTTTCAGGTAGAAACTATGGAGGAAATGGAGCAGCGGCTGGAGCAGGCTCGCAACACTGGTCTGCTACCGCGCGAAGAAATGGGAACGAATTGCTGCTATGCCAAACAGGACAAGTTCTGGGTAAACGACCCGGACGGCGTGGAATGGGAGGTATATTATTTTCACGAGGATGCCGAATTCAACGACCCGCGCTACCAGCAGGAATACGACCACGCTGCCAGCAGCAGTACCCAGTGCTGCATTGCGCCATCTGCATCTGCTGCCCCCAAAGCCGAAGAGGTACTTACTACTGCGCCCATGGCCTTCACGCTGCTGGAGGCTACCCCGGCCACTACGGCCGCTTGCACGCCCGGTGGCGGCTGCTGCTAG
- a CDS encoding ArsR/SmtB family transcription factor, producing MTYAKTTVFTEEQQQLARVAKALAHPARVAIIQLLASKKTCISGDIAAELPLSRTTVSQHLQELKTLDLIRGEIDGLTVCYCLNMGLLRQVQQQFTTFFTDATTEDVCGPGASCC from the coding sequence ATGACGTACGCCAAAACAACTGTTTTTACCGAGGAGCAACAACAGCTGGCCCGCGTGGCTAAAGCGTTGGCGCACCCAGCCCGGGTAGCCATTATTCAACTGCTGGCCTCCAAAAAAACATGCATCTCCGGCGACATTGCCGCCGAGCTGCCGCTCTCCCGCACGACGGTGTCACAGCACTTGCAGGAACTCAAAACCCTGGACCTGATTCGGGGTGAAATAGACGGACTTACCGTTTGCTACTGCCTCAACATGGGGCTGCTGCGCCAGGTGCAGCAGCAGTTCACGACCTTTTTCACGGATGCCACTACCGAAGATGTTTGCGGTCCAGGTGCATCCTGCTGCTAA
- a CDS encoding heavy metal translocating P-type ATPase, whose amino-acid sequence MPDPTSRNTGEKLNTAKQLKPENVGALSREQLTPEAARQPQGHDVAGHDHAGHSHDPGKLGFGEDDHNHGPLGENPYLIPGVSLVLLLVGIGLDYYDAGFFAGYVRLAWYGVAFLLVGWKVMKAAVLSIPSGNVFNEFLLMSIATLGAFAIGEYPEGVAVMLFYTIGELFQDAAVNRAKRSIQALLNIQATEVRVLRAGQSLVLDPKEVVLGDIMEVRPGEQVALDGTLQNTAASFNTAALTGESVPQTKQPGETVLAGMINQETLAQILVTAGFADTKLSKILAMVQDAVGRKAKTQQFITRFARVYTPIVVALATLLVLVPYFVVQDYVFREWLYRALVFLVIACPCALVISIPLGYFGGIGAASKAGILFKGSNFLDLMREINTVVLDKTGTLTQGVFAVQQVRPAAGIEPAHLLRLVGALETKSTHPIAKAVVAYVGETAVGVAVENVEEIAGHGLRGRVEGHDVLAGNARLLSKYNVAYPAEIDEVVDSIVVAAIDGQYTGYITVADSPKEDAARAVQELKADGISKLVMLSGDKDSVTQQVARQLGIDEAHGGLLPEDKARYVQQYLAEGRRVAFVGDGVNDAPVVALADVGIAMGGLGSDATIETADVVIQTDHPSKIATARRIARATHSVVWQNIWLAFIVKGVVLALGAGGLATMWEAVFADVGVALLAILNAVRIQRMKF is encoded by the coding sequence ATGCCTGATCCGACATCCCGCAATACTGGCGAAAAACTGAATACCGCCAAGCAGCTTAAGCCCGAAAACGTGGGCGCACTCAGCCGGGAGCAGCTTACGCCTGAAGCAGCCCGCCAGCCTCAGGGCCATGATGTAGCCGGCCACGACCATGCTGGCCACTCGCACGACCCAGGCAAGTTGGGCTTTGGGGAAGATGACCATAACCACGGGCCGCTCGGTGAGAATCCCTATTTGATACCCGGCGTAAGCCTGGTGCTGTTGCTCGTTGGTATTGGCCTGGATTATTATGACGCAGGTTTCTTTGCGGGGTATGTGCGCCTGGCGTGGTATGGCGTAGCCTTCCTGCTGGTGGGCTGGAAGGTGATGAAAGCAGCCGTATTGAGTATTCCTTCCGGCAACGTGTTCAATGAGTTTCTGCTTATGAGCATTGCCACACTGGGCGCTTTTGCCATTGGCGAATATCCGGAAGGCGTAGCAGTAATGCTATTCTACACCATTGGGGAGCTGTTTCAGGATGCCGCTGTGAACCGAGCCAAGCGCAGTATCCAGGCCTTGCTGAATATTCAGGCTACTGAAGTTAGGGTGTTACGGGCCGGCCAGAGCCTGGTGCTGGACCCGAAGGAAGTTGTGCTGGGCGACATCATGGAAGTCAGGCCGGGCGAGCAGGTCGCGCTTGACGGCACGCTGCAGAACACGGCGGCTTCTTTCAACACGGCGGCTCTCACAGGCGAATCTGTGCCCCAGACCAAACAGCCCGGCGAAACGGTGCTGGCCGGCATGATTAACCAGGAAACTCTGGCCCAGATTCTGGTTACGGCCGGTTTTGCAGATACCAAGCTCTCGAAAATACTGGCTATGGTGCAGGACGCCGTAGGCCGCAAAGCCAAAACGCAGCAGTTCATTACCCGCTTCGCCCGAGTTTACACCCCTATTGTAGTGGCGTTGGCTACGTTGCTGGTGCTGGTGCCGTATTTCGTGGTGCAGGACTATGTGTTTCGGGAGTGGCTGTATCGGGCGTTGGTATTTCTGGTTATAGCCTGTCCTTGCGCGTTGGTCATCAGCATCCCGCTGGGCTATTTCGGCGGTATCGGGGCGGCCTCCAAGGCAGGCATCCTCTTCAAAGGGTCCAACTTCCTGGACCTGATGCGCGAAATCAATACGGTAGTGCTGGACAAAACCGGTACCCTGACGCAGGGCGTGTTTGCTGTGCAGCAGGTGCGGCCCGCAGCTGGTATAGAGCCAGCCCATTTGCTTCGCTTGGTTGGCGCTCTGGAAACCAAATCTACTCACCCCATAGCCAAAGCCGTGGTGGCGTATGTAGGAGAGACTGCTGTGGGTGTAGCCGTGGAAAATGTTGAGGAAATAGCCGGCCACGGCTTACGGGGTAGGGTAGAAGGGCACGACGTGCTGGCCGGCAACGCACGGCTGCTCAGCAAATACAATGTAGCCTACCCCGCAGAAATCGACGAGGTGGTAGACAGCATTGTGGTAGCCGCCATAGATGGGCAGTACACCGGATACATCACAGTGGCCGATTCGCCGAAAGAAGATGCTGCCCGAGCCGTGCAGGAGCTGAAAGCCGATGGTATCTCAAAGCTGGTAATGCTCTCCGGCGACAAAGACAGCGTCACGCAGCAAGTGGCCCGGCAGCTCGGCATCGACGAAGCGCACGGTGGCTTGCTGCCGGAAGACAAAGCTCGCTATGTGCAGCAGTATCTGGCAGAAGGCCGCCGGGTGGCATTCGTAGGCGACGGAGTAAATGATGCTCCAGTAGTAGCCCTTGCCGATGTGGGCATAGCCATGGGTGGGCTGGGTTCCGATGCCACCATCGAAACGGCCGATGTGGTAATCCAGACCGACCATCCGAGCAAAATTGCCACTGCCCGTCGTATTGCCCGCGCCACACATAGCGTGGTCTGGCAGAATATCTGGCTGGCTTTCATCGTGAAAGGTGTTGTGCTGGCCTTGGGCGCCGGTGGGCTGGCCACCATGTGGGAAGCCGTGTTTGCCGATGTGGGCGTGGCGCTGCTCGCTATTTTGAACGCCGTACGAATTCAGCGTATGAAATTCTAA
- a CDS encoding glutathione peroxidase has translation MASFRQKFLKQLYPLIMRLSKSSNRGKVLETPKPVAAPVPFYQLDSQLNTGSTFSFEDLKGKKVLLVNTASNCGYTNQYQELQQLSEQYADQLVVLGFPANDFAEQEKDDDKTIEQFCQVNFGVSFPLMKKSVVVKQPQQNPVYQWLSDARRNGWNEQAPDWNFSKYLISEDGRLTHYFGPAVSPLSDAVTSQLKGK, from the coding sequence ATGGCCTCCTTCCGCCAGAAATTCCTGAAACAGTTGTATCCGCTGATTATGCGGCTTTCCAAATCGAGCAACCGGGGCAAAGTGCTGGAAACTCCCAAGCCTGTGGCCGCGCCGGTGCCGTTTTACCAGCTGGATAGCCAACTCAACACGGGCAGTACGTTTTCCTTCGAGGACCTCAAAGGAAAAAAGGTGCTACTGGTGAATACGGCGTCCAACTGCGGCTACACCAACCAGTACCAGGAACTGCAGCAACTCTCGGAGCAATATGCCGATCAACTGGTGGTACTGGGCTTCCCGGCCAACGACTTTGCTGAGCAGGAAAAAGACGACGACAAGACCATAGAGCAATTCTGCCAAGTGAATTTTGGAGTGAGCTTCCCGCTAATGAAAAAGAGCGTGGTAGTGAAGCAGCCCCAGCAAAACCCGGTGTACCAGTGGCTAAGTGATGCCCGCCGTAACGGCTGGAATGAGCAGGCTCCCGACTGGAATTTCTCCAAATACCTCATCAGCGAAGACGGCCGACTGACGCACTATTTCGGCCCCGCTGTTTCGCCCCTCAGCGACGCAGTTACCAGCCAGCTAAAAGGCAAGTAG
- a CDS encoding PAS domain-containing sensor histidine kinase → MPELPPLSAVFSALPDAYLLLSTELIIEAASNAYLAATLTQRESLLGKSLFEVFPDNPGTPEAYSTHNLRASLNQVLATGKPHQMARQRYDVPSPQHAGQFVERYWLPCNTPILDEQGQVTHILHAVVNITEQMQDEARLRASQLREKEALAEAEAHRHQLQALLLQAPALIASLRGPDHVVELVNEGFRQMFGGRAMEGKPYREAVPELQDQPFFDLLDEVYRTGETYYGNEVLAYIKRTNSDQREALHFNFIYQATRDAVGSITGILIFAYNVEDQVRARQQVQHLNQDLAAANEALEKRVSERTQALQQAQADAEQQRARLESLFMQAPAAICILDGPDLVYGLVNPSYQQLFPGRQLLGQPILQALPEIANHQVYHTFRRVYDTGVTQQELGTLIPLARPTDGILEDRYFNYIQQARYNADGFVDGIIVFAFEVTEQVMARQQAEKAQQNSESTARQLQLLTDALPVLIGYVDQNRTYQFANRAYENWFKMAPDELVGRAVQDVLGDEAYARVAGYIERALAGERLTFNATMPYRENFSRHIHTSYIPDVREGKVVGFYSLVADVTEQVQTQQQVQELNEALAAINKELQASNQEISSNHAELIRTQQALLDAAQHQIQQRETFYQVFEQTPASIGLLRGPEHRFEYINEAYQQLFPNRELLGRPVAEALPETVEQGFLALIDNVYRTGETFFGTELRLSLANPDGTQPNQDVYFTFTYQAYRENGVIIGVSIFAYDVTEQVLARQEREAERQRLENLFMQAPAPITILDGPDLVYQLVNPAYQLIFPGRELLHKPLLVALPELADSPIPQLLRQVYTTGETYVAQEMPLMLARNAGAPLEEIFWTFTYQARRNAQGAVDGVMCFAHEVTDQVQARRVVEEREQSFRQMADSAPAMLWVTDANGYCTYLNYPWYAYTGQTEAQALGMGWTEAVHPDDAAATGAAFIEATAKQLPFHCQYRLRRHDGTYRWATDSGLPRFGASGEFEGIVGTVIDVHEQKLAELALQRLTQKLRTSRDEAQALNAELRETNEQLVRTNVDLDNFIYTASHDLKAPISNIEGLLHMLQDELPLPSKAGEVPHILDLMQESVDRFTRTIEHLTDISKLQKEHSQPVVPVPLAAVLEDVCLDLAPLLQQVGGRISAHIDATPTVNFSEKNLRSVVYNLLSNALKYHHPDRPPEVQVRSRVEAAYHVLEVQDNGLGLDLTREKSLFAMFRRYHTHVEGSGIGLYMVKKMVENTGGKIEVESQVGSGSTFSVYFPI, encoded by the coding sequence ATGCCTGAACTCCCACCGCTGTCAGCCGTCTTCAGCGCCCTGCCCGATGCCTACCTTCTGCTCTCTACGGAGCTAATAATCGAAGCGGCCAGCAATGCTTATCTGGCGGCCACACTAACGCAGCGGGAAAGCCTCCTAGGTAAGTCACTGTTCGAGGTATTCCCTGATAATCCCGGAACGCCCGAAGCCTACAGCACACACAATCTGCGGGCATCTCTGAACCAAGTACTGGCCACCGGCAAACCCCACCAAATGGCGCGCCAGCGGTATGATGTACCTTCTCCGCAGCACGCTGGGCAGTTTGTAGAGCGGTATTGGCTGCCGTGCAATACGCCCATTCTGGACGAGCAGGGCCAAGTCACCCACATTCTGCACGCCGTAGTGAATATTACGGAGCAAATGCAGGACGAAGCGCGGCTGCGGGCCAGCCAGCTACGGGAAAAAGAAGCGTTGGCCGAGGCCGAAGCCCACCGCCATCAGCTGCAGGCGCTGCTATTGCAGGCCCCGGCCCTGATTGCCAGTCTGCGGGGCCCCGACCATGTAGTTGAACTTGTAAATGAAGGATTCCGGCAGATGTTCGGCGGCCGCGCCATGGAAGGCAAGCCCTACCGCGAGGCCGTACCGGAACTGCAGGACCAGCCATTTTTTGATCTTCTGGATGAGGTGTACCGCACCGGGGAAACGTATTACGGCAACGAAGTCCTAGCGTACATCAAACGGACCAACTCAGATCAGCGGGAGGCGCTGCATTTCAATTTCATTTACCAGGCTACCCGCGACGCAGTCGGCAGCATCACCGGTATTCTCATCTTTGCCTACAACGTAGAAGACCAAGTACGCGCCCGGCAGCAGGTGCAACACCTAAACCAAGACCTGGCCGCTGCTAACGAGGCCCTGGAAAAAAGGGTATCGGAAAGGACGCAGGCGCTGCAGCAAGCTCAGGCCGACGCCGAGCAGCAGCGGGCTCGGCTGGAGAGTCTTTTTATGCAGGCACCCGCCGCAATCTGCATTCTGGACGGTCCTGATTTGGTGTATGGGTTGGTTAATCCCAGCTATCAGCAGCTGTTTCCGGGCCGCCAACTGCTGGGCCAACCCATTCTGCAAGCCCTACCGGAAATAGCGAACCACCAAGTGTATCATACGTTCCGGCGGGTTTATGATACCGGCGTGACGCAACAGGAGCTGGGTACTCTGATTCCGTTGGCTCGCCCAACAGACGGCATATTGGAGGACCGTTACTTCAATTATATTCAGCAGGCCCGCTACAACGCTGATGGCTTCGTGGATGGCATTATCGTGTTTGCGTTTGAAGTAACGGAGCAGGTGATGGCGCGGCAGCAAGCCGAAAAAGCCCAGCAGAATAGCGAGTCGACTGCCCGGCAGCTGCAGTTGCTTACCGATGCGCTGCCCGTACTTATTGGCTACGTAGACCAAAATCGGACCTACCAATTTGCAAATCGCGCCTATGAAAACTGGTTCAAGATGGCTCCTGATGAGTTGGTTGGGCGGGCTGTGCAGGATGTGCTTGGTGATGAAGCCTATGCAAGAGTAGCTGGCTATATAGAGCGGGCTCTGGCCGGTGAGCGGCTGACGTTCAATGCGACCATGCCTTACCGCGAGAATTTTAGCCGCCACATCCATACCAGCTACATCCCTGATGTACGCGAAGGAAAGGTAGTGGGCTTCTATAGTCTGGTAGCCGATGTGACGGAGCAGGTACAGACGCAACAGCAGGTGCAGGAGCTCAATGAGGCCCTGGCCGCCATCAACAAGGAGCTGCAGGCCTCCAATCAGGAGATTAGCAGCAATCATGCGGAGCTGATCCGGACCCAGCAGGCCTTACTCGATGCCGCCCAGCACCAGATTCAGCAGCGGGAAACCTTTTACCAGGTGTTTGAGCAGACTCCTGCCAGCATTGGGTTACTGCGCGGTCCTGAGCACCGATTCGAGTATATCAACGAGGCGTATCAGCAGCTTTTCCCGAACCGGGAGCTACTGGGCCGGCCGGTAGCCGAAGCCCTTCCGGAAACCGTAGAGCAAGGATTTCTGGCCCTGATTGACAATGTGTACCGCACGGGCGAAACGTTTTTCGGCACCGAATTGCGGTTGAGCCTTGCAAACCCCGACGGCACGCAGCCAAATCAGGACGTGTATTTCACGTTTACGTATCAGGCCTACCGCGAAAACGGCGTTATTATCGGCGTTTCCATCTTTGCCTACGATGTGACCGAGCAGGTGCTGGCGCGGCAGGAGCGTGAAGCGGAGCGGCAGCGGCTGGAAAATCTGTTTATGCAGGCCCCCGCTCCTATCACTATCCTCGATGGGCCAGATTTGGTGTACCAGTTAGTTAATCCTGCCTATCAGCTCATCTTTCCTGGCCGCGAGCTGCTACACAAGCCACTGCTAGTCGCCCTGCCTGAACTGGCTGACTCGCCCATTCCACAGTTGCTCCGGCAGGTATATACCACCGGCGAAACCTATGTGGCGCAGGAGATGCCGCTCATGCTGGCCCGCAACGCAGGTGCTCCGCTCGAAGAAATATTTTGGACTTTCACCTACCAGGCTCGGCGCAATGCACAAGGCGCCGTGGATGGAGTTATGTGCTTTGCCCACGAAGTGACGGACCAAGTGCAGGCCCGCCGCGTGGTGGAAGAGCGGGAGCAGTCGTTCCGGCAGATGGCCGACAGTGCCCCGGCTATGCTGTGGGTAACCGACGCCAACGGGTATTGTACCTACCTGAACTACCCCTGGTATGCTTACACCGGGCAAACCGAGGCACAGGCCCTAGGCATGGGCTGGACAGAGGCCGTGCATCCCGATGACGCCGCCGCAACCGGAGCCGCTTTTATAGAAGCTACCGCCAAGCAGCTACCATTTCATTGCCAATATCGGCTCCGGCGCCACGATGGCACGTACCGCTGGGCCACCGACTCAGGGCTGCCGCGCTTCGGGGCTTCCGGCGAGTTCGAAGGCATCGTTGGGACGGTTATTGATGTGCACGAGCAGAAGCTGGCCGAGTTGGCCCTGCAGCGCCTCACCCAGAAACTGCGCACCTCCCGCGACGAAGCCCAGGCGCTCAACGCGGAGTTGCGCGAAACCAACGAGCAGCTGGTGCGCACCAACGTCGATTTGGACAACTTCATCTATACCGCGTCGCACGACCTCAAGGCGCCTATTTCCAATATTGAGGGGCTGCTGCATATGCTGCAGGACGAATTGCCGCTACCCAGCAAGGCTGGAGAAGTGCCTCATATTCTGGACCTGATGCAGGAATCGGTGGATCGGTTCACCCGTACTATTGAACACCTGACGGATATCAGCAAGCTGCAGAAGGAGCATAGCCAGCCGGTTGTGCCGGTGCCCCTGGCCGCCGTACTTGAGGACGTCTGCCTCGATCTGGCGCCGCTGCTCCAGCAAGTTGGAGGCCGCATCAGCGCGCATATAGACGCTACTCCTACGGTCAATTTCTCAGAGAAGAACCTGCGTTCAGTAGTTTATAACCTGCTGAGCAACGCCCTCAAATACCACCACCCCGACCGGCCGCCGGAGGTACAGGTACGCAGCCGGGTGGAAGCCGCCTACCACGTACTAGAAGTGCAAGACAATGGCTTGGGGCTGGACCTCACGCGTGAAAAGTCGTTGTTTGCTATGTTCCGGCGCTACCACACTCACGTAGAAGGCTCCGGAATTGGCCTCTACATGGTGAAGAAGATGGTGGAGAATACCGGCGGCAAAATTGAGGTAGAAAGCCAGGTCGGCAGCGGCTCTACCTTTTCGGTATATTTCCCCATCTGA
- a CDS encoding thiol-disulfide oxidoreductase DCC family protein — protein MDDIIFFDGVCNLCDGFVQFVIDRDKAERFRFVSLQSAVARELLLQHGEQPPATPSTIYLLRNGQLYERSEAVLLILQQLSSGWRYAAVLLVLPRPLRDWAYELVARHRYQLLGKQTECRIPTPALRRRFL, from the coding sequence ATGGACGATATAATCTTTTTTGATGGGGTGTGTAACCTCTGTGATGGGTTTGTGCAGTTTGTTATCGACCGGGATAAAGCGGAGCGCTTCCGGTTTGTGTCGCTGCAGTCAGCAGTAGCCCGCGAGCTATTGCTCCAACACGGTGAGCAGCCACCAGCAACCCCTTCCACTATTTATCTGCTGCGCAATGGGCAACTATATGAGCGGTCCGAAGCTGTGTTGCTCATTCTGCAACAACTGAGTTCGGGATGGCGCTATGCGGCGGTACTGTTGGTGCTGCCACGCCCTTTGCGGGACTGGGCGTATGAACTAGTGGCCCGACACCGCTACCAACTACTGGGCAAACAGACGGAATGCCGAATTCCGACGCCGGCACTGCGTCGTCGCTTTCTGTAG
- a CDS encoding DUF5819 family protein: protein MKPKLLPRTLLSRRYWWLLHTGLVLILIGHFTVVAFSMLPANPISHQYKYQIQGYMNPWFSQTWNLFAPNPIAANQRLLFQYEVFQKGKPLNSGWVDVVEPLTDLKKVSYWSPVQRILKHMSASTNEVIETQNKAFRFAARQDTLAKDTAKTKRFLRAVVKQSPGHRAILQYSRHTLQRLTQANPTWNQADSILVTYRIMSQEFPRFSKREQDYFDEKNSRYTHMTSEAYLLHVARR, encoded by the coding sequence ATGAAACCGAAACTTCTACCCCGTACTCTACTTTCCCGGCGTTACTGGTGGCTGCTGCATACCGGGCTGGTATTGATACTGATTGGCCACTTTACGGTAGTAGCATTCAGTATGCTCCCGGCAAACCCGATCAGCCACCAGTACAAATACCAGATTCAGGGTTACATGAATCCGTGGTTCTCTCAGACCTGGAATCTGTTTGCGCCTAACCCTATTGCAGCAAATCAGCGTCTCCTGTTTCAGTACGAAGTATTTCAGAAGGGAAAGCCCCTGAATTCTGGCTGGGTTGATGTGGTGGAACCACTCACGGATCTGAAAAAAGTAAGCTACTGGTCACCCGTACAGCGCATTCTCAAGCACATGTCGGCGTCGACGAACGAGGTGATTGAGACGCAGAACAAGGCCTTCCGCTTTGCAGCCCGCCAGGATACGCTGGCCAAGGACACGGCCAAAACCAAGCGTTTTCTGCGTGCTGTTGTCAAACAGTCGCCGGGCCACCGGGCTATTCTGCAGTACTCACGCCACACGCTGCAACGCCTCACGCAGGCGAACCCCACTTGGAATCAGGCTGACTCAATACTTGTAACATACCGCATTATGAGTCAGGAGTTTCCGCGCTTTTCCAAGCGCGAGCAGGATTACTTCGACGAGAAGAATTCGCGCTATACGCACATGACCAGTGAGGCCTATCTGCTGCACGTGGCCCGCCGCTAA
- a CDS encoding HTTM domain-containing protein, giving the protein MLPTSDLLRNSMGLSVFRCLLAGLVMKNMIFYLPMADNLLGPQAIVDYDTYLGLMHAYGLEALLYPFHVPYAPQAFVLVTFVVAFLLFFGVFGRVTAFVLWLLLLLFKQRNGFILDGSDNVIEVTLPFLILADAYRYNTLSTGSRWQWPAPLSKAGQLVMRYASLALLIQICYVYFFTALAKLQGDLWLNGTATYYTMRVDEFRQTSWNIPLTENHYFVVLSTYFTILWELSFAFLIWFRPTKWPVIVGGVLLHLGIWYFMRIDNFSWIMIGSYAMFITNRNYVHALAYVRRFLPRRSRAPQPISELGQTVVVHSEQSISSQN; this is encoded by the coding sequence ATGCTTCCCACTTCTGATTTGCTGCGCAATTCTATGGGCCTGTCGGTATTCCGGTGCCTGCTGGCCGGGCTGGTCATGAAAAATATGATTTTCTACCTGCCGATGGCCGATAATCTGCTGGGTCCCCAGGCCATAGTAGACTATGACACGTACCTGGGGCTTATGCACGCTTACGGCTTGGAGGCCCTGCTCTATCCGTTTCATGTGCCCTACGCGCCGCAGGCTTTTGTGCTGGTCACGTTTGTAGTGGCTTTTCTGCTCTTTTTTGGGGTGTTCGGGCGCGTTACGGCTTTTGTGTTGTGGCTACTGTTGCTGCTCTTCAAGCAGCGCAACGGCTTCATTCTCGACGGCTCCGACAACGTGATTGAAGTAACGCTGCCGTTTCTCATTTTGGCCGATGCCTACCGCTACAACACGCTGAGCACCGGCTCCCGCTGGCAATGGCCGGCCCCTCTGAGCAAGGCGGGCCAACTTGTGATGCGCTATGCCTCCTTGGCCCTGTTGATTCAGATCTGCTATGTGTACTTCTTCACGGCGCTGGCCAAACTGCAGGGCGACTTGTGGCTGAACGGTACAGCCACCTACTACACAATGCGCGTGGACGAGTTCCGGCAAACCAGTTGGAATATTCCGCTGACGGAGAACCACTATTTTGTGGTGTTGAGCACCTATTTCACCATTCTGTGGGAACTGTCTTTTGCCTTCCTGATTTGGTTTAGGCCCACAAAATGGCCCGTAATTGTAGGTGGCGTATTGCTGCATCTGGGCATCTGGTACTTCATGCGCATCGACAACTTCTCCTGGATTATGATTGGCTCCTATGCCATGTTTATCACCAACCGAAACTACGTGCATGCGTTGGCCTACGTGCGGCGCTTTCTACCACGCCGGAGCCGGGCCCCACAGCCCATTTCTGAGCTGGGACAAACCGTGGTGGTCCACAGTGAGCAATCCATTTCTTCTCAAAACTAG
- a CDS encoding homoserine dehydrogenase, whose translation MLRKNINIGLFGFGVVGQGLHTVLERTPGLRARIGRIGVKDRAKPRTLPPGLFTFSRHDLLDDPALDVIVELIDDADEAYLIVTEALRRGKAVVTANKKMLAEHLGELIELQRETGTPLLYEAAACASLPVIRNLEEYYDTDLLESVEGIINGSTNYILTAMHRDALSFGQALSQAQALGFAESNPALDVEGLDARNKLVLLLAHAFGLVVAPEQLLTLGIDRLSPLATAYAKEQGYALKLVAEARRLPNGTIAAAVLPTLVKPEHELAHVHDEYNGLITQSSFADRQFFLGRGAGAFPTASAVLSDLSALTYGYRYEYKKLRQQTHLALGAAAAEVEVLVTFTAETAPDPADFSRVHEQFQSDVRGHYLTGTIGLEQLAQARWLREPGICVVRLPGSLRAAQAVDKQ comes from the coding sequence ATGCTGCGTAAAAACATCAATATCGGGCTGTTTGGCTTCGGAGTGGTAGGGCAGGGGCTGCACACGGTACTGGAGCGTACGCCGGGCCTGCGGGCCCGCATCGGGCGTATCGGGGTGAAGGACCGCGCTAAGCCGCGTACGTTGCCTCCAGGCCTGTTTACCTTCAGCCGCCACGACTTGCTCGACGACCCTGCGTTGGACGTAATAGTAGAATTGATTGACGATGCTGACGAAGCCTACCTCATTGTGACCGAGGCACTGCGCCGGGGTAAAGCAGTCGTAACGGCTAACAAAAAGATGCTGGCTGAGCATCTGGGGGAGCTTATTGAGTTGCAGCGTGAAACGGGCACGCCGCTCCTCTACGAAGCAGCTGCTTGTGCCAGCCTGCCCGTAATCCGCAATCTGGAAGAGTACTACGACACGGATTTGCTGGAGTCGGTGGAAGGTATCATCAACGGCTCCACCAATTACATTCTTACGGCCATGCACCGCGACGCCTTGTCGTTTGGGCAGGCATTAAGCCAAGCGCAGGCCTTGGGCTTCGCCGAGAGCAACCCCGCTCTGGATGTGGAAGGTCTTGATGCTCGCAACAAGCTGGTGCTGCTGCTAGCCCATGCCTTTGGGCTGGTAGTGGCCCCTGAGCAACTGCTTACGCTTGGCATCGACAGGCTAAGCCCACTGGCTACGGCGTATGCGAAGGAACAAGGCTATGCTCTGAAGCTGGTGGCAGAAGCGCGGCGCTTGCCCAACGGCACTATTGCGGCGGCGGTGCTGCCTACCCTGGTGAAGCCGGAGCACGAACTAGCGCATGTGCACGACGAATACAATGGCCTCATCACCCAAAGCAGTTTCGCCGACCGGCAGTTTTTTCTGGGCCGCGGTGCCGGGGCTTTTCCTACCGCTTCGGCCGTGCTCAGCGACCTGTCGGCCCTCACCTATGGCTACCGCTACGAGTACAAAAAACTGCGCCAGCAAACCCATCTGGCGTTGGGGGCCGCCGCTGCTGAGGTGGAAGTACTGGTTACGTTTACGGCGGAAACAGCCCCAGACCCGGCCGATTTTAGCCGCGTGCATGAGCAGTTCCAATCCGATGTGCGGGGCCACTACCTGACCGGTACTATTGGGCTAGAACAGTTGGCGCAGGCCCGCTGGCTGCGGGAGCCAGGTATTTGTGTCGTGCGGCTACCGGGCTCGTTGCGGGCTGCCCAAGCAGTAGACAAGCAGTAG